The stretch of DNA AGCACAACACAGAATATCGATTTCTTCTATTCCAATGAAATACTGCAGAACACATTATTAATGGCTGCCCTGTCGTATCAACATCCCACCAGTAATAATCCACCTGTCTCAGAAAAGCTGGAACTGTGTCAGGACAAATAATTGGTGACTTGTCCACGACCCACTTTGCTGCAATTATCTGATGGATTTGTTACATAACTGTGACCCGCCATGATGAATGTGGAGCAAAAACAGAAAGCAGGGGGCAGGTCACATCTCAGACTAATCATCATGTGTATTCTGTGTGTAAAGGTCACTGAAACTCATgcacttttattaaaaacaagcacaatcttttttttttttcacagtgaTCATTAAAACAGTTCCGTAGCTGCTACAAATCGTGTAATAAACGCAATCACAGTGACACTTATTGTGGTCGCCGTGTACGAATGCCCGGACCCTTTGTCAATAACTGCACCTGGTCAACACACACTATTAGGAGCAGATGGAAAAAATGGGAGCATTAATGGCTTAGATAAGGAGGGCACCGCTCATAGGACAGAAACATGTGAATCCTGACCCGGCCCGAGATTATTACTACTGCTCACAATCACTTCTGAAACCTGAAAGTGGTGTTTTTACCGCTGCGGTGCATTTTTTACCCTCATTCGATTCTGGGATGTCTCTCGCTCTGTTGCCAGGCGGCCGGAGGTGGACTCGCCATGACCTGAAACGTGTGCAAACCTCCACATGGATCCGTTTCGGCCCGTGAGGGCCGGAGGCCGCAGTTGTGTAACccgttgttgtttgtttgttggcagATATCGCCTGGCGGCGTTGCCGACCCGCGTCGCTCCGCGCCGGCACCGTGTCCTGCGTAATAGCGTGACCTGCCCCTCCGCCCGCTCCATCCCGCAGCGCACGCGGGACATGTGACGGCTGAATGATGCTGCGGACTGAACCCAGTCAAAGGTGGGTTCGGGTTTCCATAAAAGGGACGGGCACCGTGGAGCCGCTCAGACGCTCACTGAGGACAGTTAGAGACGCATCATCCTCAGCGCTTTAGAGAGATTTAGTGGATTATAACAAACCATTTCACACAATCAGACTCTTCACATTTAAACGCATATTGTCGTCATTTGCCATCTCTGTAATTTCATGAACTACAGACAGATCACATGTCAAGGTGTGTTGTGCTCCGTGGTTCTGCCTGGGGTGAATCGGAACCTTTCTTCGTCTTTAATCGTTTCTacgcgtctgtctgtgtgcacttGCAGCATGTCGTGCGTCGTGTTCAAGTGCGCGCTCCTGTGCACGCTGATGGCCGGGAGCGCGTGCGCCTGCGCGCTGGGGAATCACACCTTGTGGATCGAGAGGCAGGGCTGCACCCAGTGCGTGGCCGTCAACACCACCATCTGCAGCGGCTACTGTTACACGCAGGTGACCCCCGCTGCGCACGCGCTCTCCCGCCGCTGGCGCACCTGTGCAGCGAGTTGCGTATTTGTCTGCAGATGTTGATGCACGAGGCAGAGACGTGAAGCCAAAGATTCCGATTGATCCAGAATCTATGCGAAAACCAAAGCAGCGCTTTAAAGAGCAGATGCAGAGGAATGGGTGCAACACAACTCACCGGTTAATGTTTTGTGTATCGTTTCGCCAGGACACTAACCTGAGGGGACGCTTCGGCAGGACCTTCATGATCCAGCGCAGCTGCGTGCCCCTCTCCCTGGTGTACCGGGCCGCGCGCGTGCCCGGCTGTCCGCAGGACGTCAACCCACACCTGTACTACCCCGAGGCGcgcggctgcggctgcaggCGCTGCGACACGCGCACGCACCGCTGCGTTCGCACCCGCGGGCAGTCCCACGAGCGGTGCTCCGCCACGCCCCGCAGCGGGAAGGACCAGGAGCGGCCCGCCGAGCGAACCTGACGACGGGGGGGCGGATGGACCCGGTGCTGGTGTTATTTTAGTGCAATCATGAGACGGAAATAAATCAATGCAAACGTATcgtaaatgttgtgttttgtgcatttgttgGTGGGTTTGGGAGGAGACGACGCTGATTGTGTGGAGTTactgaggtttgtgtgtttgcggcTGTGCACATTGCACCAGCGTCTCTCGGGGCCCCGGAACTCAAGAGTTTGCGCCGTCTCTGACGAGCAGAGTTGAGGTTGCGTCATTCTCACCTATTTAAGTCCCCGCCCCTTACGTGGAGCCCCGCTTTTCATTGGATGCCGCCCGTGAACGCCCCTAACGGCTCCGGCACGAGCCCGCTCCCCCGGTTCGTTCATTCATTCCTGCAGGAGCGCAGCGCCGCGGAAGACGCGTCGACTCCACTTCAAGGTGTGTAACGTTCGCACCGACACACAACTGTAACGTTGTTTATTGGAAACCCGCAGTGGCTTCAGCCTGTTGCAGCCACGCAGACGCATTAAAACGCGCCTCAAGTGCAAAGTGGACGCGTCCGTTCGCGTTTCCTCACAGTCAGTGTTCACCGTCAGCGTGTTAATAACCTGATTAGCttcagctttgactgacaggttgcACCAGGTGTGGTTTGAAAACTAgcaaattaaagattaaaagcaATCACATTGTTTATacagcttttttatttaattgtttatttatatatttaaaaatgagtACAGGAAGCATTACTTTCTATTTACTGTCCATGTATTCATTTCTATGAATGATCCCTGACCCCAAATAAACTGAACAAGTGTAGAGCTATCTATCTATAGCTAACTATTTTGGAACTTTTTTTGCAAgatgataatattaataataataataataataataataatgattggGAGGCTCTTACTTGCTGGATGAGTTGAGTTTCTTCCTGACTATTTGCATAGTATTTCTAGTGCAGACCTGCTTTTGGCTGGTTGTTCATACGACTAAACTGAATCTGCAAAGTGAATGTTTGTCCACAGTTACATTCATGAGGCGCTGATCGTTTACAATACCACGATTTGCTGTGGATGGGATTTTACAGAATCCCTTAGTGTGTAGTTTGGCGTTGCTGATACTTCACCCACAGGCTCTATTTGCAGCTAGAACTATTCCCCTCACATACTGGGCTAGTAGGCCAGGCAGATACTGCAGATTGTGGCTTGGTTCTGGTAAGACGAGGACCGGCCTTGGCTTCGTGTCTTGGCCGCTGGTGCAGTGGGTGGAGAGTCCAGCTGAATTCACCTCTATATATAACCCTGAGCAGCGTTCTGCTCTTGCCttgctcagtgtctctgagGGACTCGCAGCCTGTTTGTGCTCGGCGGCCTCCTCCTTTGTGTCGACCAACCTTTGCATTCAAGGCATCCAAGGAATCCGAGAACGATGGCCCAGCAACAGCAGATTAGGTCAGTATGATCCCGACCAGTCGGCTTTACCTGCATTCATTTCGACCGTGATCAGTCACAGTTTGAGTGTTTCTGTAGAGCTATGGCTGCGCCAGCAACGCCACAGATGTGTGCTTTACTCTGTCATATGTTATTTTGGGGTGTGAGTCACGCTTTACCCAGTTCCATAGTTACCTCATTGTGCATGTGTACAGCCTTCCAGCCAAGCTGATCAATGGAGGGGTGGCAGGCCTGGTCGGAGTCACCTGCGTGTTCCCCATCGACCTG from Betta splendens chromosome 7, fBetSpl5.4, whole genome shotgun sequence encodes:
- the LOC114858681 gene encoding follitropin subunit beta-like; this translates as MSCVVFKCALLCTLMAGSACACALGNHTLWIERQGCTQCVAVNTTICSGYCYTQDTNLRGRFGRTFMIQRSCVPLSLVYRAARVPGCPQDVNPHLYYPEARGCGCRRCDTRTHRCVRTRGQSHERCSATPRSGKDQERPAERT